In Tindallia magadiensis, the DNA window GAAGCACATTCAACAGACTTTAGATCTTACGGACGAATGTTTTGAAGCCTATGGAAAGGTTTTTCCGAAGCTTAAGTTTAACAAGGAACTATACTACTCGTATCAAGGTAAAGATTTTGAAGGAATCGATTCGGAATATAAAGAAAAAAACTGGCTTAAAGTGAATAAAGGAGAATATTTCACAGAACATAAACTGTACCAATATTCACAGGAATATTATTGGGAAATAAGTATCTATACAGAGTATCATCATCAAAAAACTTTAATAGGAGAACTTTACCTAAAAGTGCCTTCCTCAGAAAAAGTTCTTCAAAAGATCCAAGGTCTTTTAGATAATCAGCTTCTAGAACAGTCGATCACCATGACCATTCAGTATATCTATAATCGGATGATGCTGGGAAATTCTTTTTTATACAATATCGAAATTTATATAGATTTACTCTCTATTCGTGATCCTTACATGCCCTACCATGCCCAAAATGTTTCGGATTTTTCATTAATGTTATACGATTCTCTTAACTTGGAAAAAACATTAGTAGATCGATTGAATCTATACATTGCATCTTTATTTCACGATATTGGAAAATTAGTAGTGCCGGAAAAAATATTAAAAAAATCCAGTAAATTGACTAAGGATGAATATACTAAAATCAAATCTCATCCAGCCTTAGGCTATGAAATTGTTAAACATCAGGTAATTGGGCTGAAACTATTACAAGATGCACCTCTTTATATCCGGCATCATTCGGAATGGTATGATGGAAGTGGATATCCGGAAGGATTAAAAAAAGCTGATATTCCCTTGTTCAGTCGTATTATTATGGTAGCAGATGCGGTGGACGCCATGTTGTCGGAAAAGGAATATAGAGAATCTTTTAGGATTGAAGAAGTGATCAGCGAACTAAGAAAATACCGTGGAAAACAATTTGATCCAATGCTAGCCGATAAGGCCATTGAACTGTTAAAAAATAAAAACCAGTTCCTTGATATCACCAAAAGAATGGACAGTGCCTTTTTTGGAGATGTGTCCTTAAGTGTGATCAATAAAGATGCTACTGGGATCGAAACTTTTCAAGGACATTTGTTTTATGGAAGAAGAGTGTCATCCTTAAGGCTCAATAAGCGGGATAAAGAGAAAGAGGAGCTTAAGCATGCTAAGAAAGGCATTCTAAGTTTTTTTGTTCAGAAAACCTTTGTTCAATATGAAGTGAGTATTAAGAAAATAGATGAAGATAGCATTGCTTTAGAGACTTTTGTATGGAAACCAACAGATAAATATTTTTCCATTATGTGGGAAGAAGTTGGGTTTATGAAAGGACCTAAAGAGAAGAAAATACCTATCCATATCATAAGAGTTGGGGGGAATTCCTTAACCTTCGAAGTGATGTTTGATAGCAGTGCTGAAGGAAATAAAGCAAAAGAGCTTAAGCTTAATGAATTTGTTGAAATTCATTTTAGTTTGAAAATTGAAGAGCTTAAAGAAGTTTTTGCTGTTGACTGTCTCGTAGTCGATATCCATGAGTTTTCGGAGCGAAGATTATATAGTGTGGAATATCAGGATATTATTTCAAAGGATCAAGATCGTCTTTTCAAGCTGATGTTCAAAAAACAAATGAATCAAAGAAACATCAATCGATCTGTAAAATAGGAAAAGCAGCCCTGTTTCTTCCTGATCGAAAGCATCGGTAAAAAGGTCGCAAAAAAATAAAAGCATTGATATAACTGATTTGTAAAAGCCTACCCATTTTGGGTAGGCTTTTATTTTTAGAATAATCAAAA includes these proteins:
- a CDS encoding HD-GYP domain-containing protein, producing MLGNILKTTHQTYDVQIDHILKHIQQTLDLTDECFEAYGKVFPKLKFNKELYYSYQGKDFEGIDSEYKEKNWLKVNKGEYFTEHKLYQYSQEYYWEISIYTEYHHQKTLIGELYLKVPSSEKVLQKIQGLLDNQLLEQSITMTIQYIYNRMMLGNSFLYNIEIYIDLLSIRDPYMPYHAQNVSDFSLMLYDSLNLEKTLVDRLNLYIASLFHDIGKLVVPEKILKKSSKLTKDEYTKIKSHPALGYEIVKHQVIGLKLLQDAPLYIRHHSEWYDGSGYPEGLKKADIPLFSRIIMVADAVDAMLSEKEYRESFRIEEVISELRKYRGKQFDPMLADKAIELLKNKNQFLDITKRMDSAFFGDVSLSVINKDATGIETFQGHLFYGRRVSSLRLNKRDKEKEELKHAKKGILSFFVQKTFVQYEVSIKKIDEDSIALETFVWKPTDKYFSIMWEEVGFMKGPKEKKIPIHIIRVGGNSLTFEVMFDSSAEGNKAKELKLNEFVEIHFSLKIEELKEVFAVDCLVVDIHEFSERRLYSVEYQDIISKDQDRLFKLMFKKQMNQRNINRSVK